A region from the Hydra vulgaris chromosome 08, alternate assembly HydraT2T_AEP genome encodes:
- the LOC136084355 gene encoding intraflagellar transport protein 140 homolog, producing MGCQSGANSCQLCIFGYNTKQSYHELLFQWKYSCCSIITCSSADQVLSLHVEDLKTDMHIKGVHCNKNHAAIWNGKKVAIYEIPENKSFIRSAGSFTCDAHKVAVYEQNVYLVDSHSISIRTFQGTVKQELTFLEKEGDPFDLDICGSHMVVATNRGVLKIYDLSRREARQVSVTKHLEDCISKLGKIHLIKINCNGTKVAVLSQNSNYITAPVLYVWEVESDKI from the exons A TGGGGTGCCAGTCTGGGGCTAATAGCTGTCAACTGTGTATCTTCGGTTACAATACTAAACAAAGCTACCATGAGTTATTGTTTCAGTGGAAAT ATAGCTGCTGTTCAATTATCACCTGCTCATCTGCTGATCAAGTTTTATCTTTGCATGTggaagatttaaaaacagaTATGCACATAAAGGGTGTGCACTGTAATAAG aatCATGCTGCAATATGGAATGgcaaaaaagttgcaatttaTGAGATACctgaaaataaatcttttatcagATCTGCag GAAGTTTTACTTGCGATGCCCACAAAGTTGCAGTGTATGAACAGAATGTTTATTTGGTTGATTCACATTCGATATCAATTAGAACTTTTCAG GGCACAGTAAAACAAGAACTTACATTTCTGGAAAAAGAAGGTGACCCTTTTGATTTGGATATATGTGGATCTCATATGGTAGTTGCAACAAATAGAGGTGtacttaaaatatatgatttatcACGGAG ggaaGCTCGCCAAGTAAGTGTCACCAAGCACTTGGAAGATTGTATTTCAAAACTTGGAAAAATTCATCTGATTAAAATCAATTGCAATGGTACAAAAGTTGCTGTATTGTCTCAGAAT AGCAACTATATCACTGCCCCTGTTTTGTATGTGTGGGAAGTAGAGAGtgataaaatttaa